One genomic segment of Mus pahari chromosome 4, PAHARI_EIJ_v1.1, whole genome shotgun sequence includes these proteins:
- the Bdh2 gene encoding 3-hydroxybutyrate dehydrogenase type 2 isoform X1 gives MSLDCTAGSTMGRLEGKVIVLTAAAQGIGRASALAFAREGAKVIATDINESKLQELENYRGIQTRVLDVTKKRQIDQFASEIERIDVLFNVAGFVHHGTILDCEEKDWDFSMNLNVRSMYLMIKAFLPKMLAQKSGNIINMSSVASSIKGVENRCVYSATKAAVIGLTKSVAADFIQQGIRCNCVCPGTVDTPSLQERIQAGDNPEEALKAFLNRQKTGRFASAEEVALLCVYLASDESAYVTGNPVIIDGGWSL, from the exons ATGTCTTTGGATTGCACTGCAGGATCCACCATGGGCCGACTGGAAGGGAAAGTTATTGTCCTGACAGCTGCGGCTCAAGGAATTGGACGGGCATCTGCCTTA GCTTTTGCAAGAGAAGGAGCCAAAGTCATAGCCACAGATATCAATGAGTCCAAACTCCAGGAGCTGGAAAATTACCGAG GTATTCAAACTCGAGTCCTTGATGTCACAAAGAAGAGGCAGATTGATCAGTTCGCCTCAGAAATTGAGAGGATTGATGTCCTCTTTAATGTTGCTGG TTTTGTCCACCATGGAACCATCCTGGATTGCGAGGAAAAAGACTGGGACTTCTCAATGAATCTCAATGTCCGCAGCATGTACCTGATGATCAAGGCCTTCCTTCCCAAA ATGCTTGCTCAGAAGTCTGGCAACATTATCAACATGTCGTCTGTGGCCTCCAGCATCAAAG GGGTGGAGAACAGATGTGTGTACAGTGCTACCAAGGCAGCTGTGATCGGCCTCACCAAGTCCGTGGCTGCAGACTTCATCCAGCAGGGCATCAGATGCAACTGTGTGTGCCCAG GGACGGTAGACACCCCATCTCTGCAAGAACGAATACAAGCCGGGGACAATCCCGAAGAG GCACTGAAAGCTTTCCTAAACAGACAAAAGACGGGAAGGTTTGCGTCTGCCGAAGAGGTCGCTCTGCTCTGCGTATACCTGGCCTCGGACGAG TCAGCCTATGTAACTGGCAACCCTGTCATCATCGACGGGGGCTGGAGCCTGTGA
- the Bdh2 gene encoding 3-hydroxybutyrate dehydrogenase type 2 isoform X2, with product MGRLEGKVIVLTAAAQGIGRASALAFAREGAKVIATDINESKLQELENYRGIQTRVLDVTKKRQIDQFASEIERIDVLFNVAGFVHHGTILDCEEKDWDFSMNLNVRSMYLMIKAFLPKMLAQKSGNIINMSSVASSIKGVENRCVYSATKAAVIGLTKSVAADFIQQGIRCNCVCPGTVDTPSLQERIQAGDNPEEALKAFLNRQKTGRFASAEEVALLCVYLASDESAYVTGNPVIIDGGWSL from the exons ATGGGCCGACTGGAAGGGAAAGTTATTGTCCTGACAGCTGCGGCTCAAGGAATTGGACGGGCATCTGCCTTA GCTTTTGCAAGAGAAGGAGCCAAAGTCATAGCCACAGATATCAATGAGTCCAAACTCCAGGAGCTGGAAAATTACCGAG GTATTCAAACTCGAGTCCTTGATGTCACAAAGAAGAGGCAGATTGATCAGTTCGCCTCAGAAATTGAGAGGATTGATGTCCTCTTTAATGTTGCTGG TTTTGTCCACCATGGAACCATCCTGGATTGCGAGGAAAAAGACTGGGACTTCTCAATGAATCTCAATGTCCGCAGCATGTACCTGATGATCAAGGCCTTCCTTCCCAAA ATGCTTGCTCAGAAGTCTGGCAACATTATCAACATGTCGTCTGTGGCCTCCAGCATCAAAG GGGTGGAGAACAGATGTGTGTACAGTGCTACCAAGGCAGCTGTGATCGGCCTCACCAAGTCCGTGGCTGCAGACTTCATCCAGCAGGGCATCAGATGCAACTGTGTGTGCCCAG GGACGGTAGACACCCCATCTCTGCAAGAACGAATACAAGCCGGGGACAATCCCGAAGAG GCACTGAAAGCTTTCCTAAACAGACAAAAGACGGGAAGGTTTGCGTCTGCCGAAGAGGTCGCTCTGCTCTGCGTATACCTGGCCTCGGACGAG TCAGCCTATGTAACTGGCAACCCTGTCATCATCGACGGGGGCTGGAGCCTGTGA